A single window of Synechococcus sp. C9 DNA harbors:
- a CDS encoding Calvin cycle protein CP12, giving the protein MSQLLTALNVVDSCPTQAVNHDVSLQNRLRAALEHARRVTSMYGEDHIEIALAWEMVAELEKAQRRQTQPRLSNFELYCLMNPDAPECRIYDL; this is encoded by the coding sequence ATGTCGCAACTTTTAACCGCCCTAAATGTTGTTGATTCATGTCCCACTCAAGCAGTTAACCACGATGTTTCTCTGCAAAATCGTCTCCGGGCTGCCTTGGAACACGCCCGCCGTGTGACCAGTATGTATGGGGAAGATCACATTGAAATTGCCCTCGCTTGGGAGATGGTGGCAGAACTGGAAAAAGCGCAACGACGTCAGACCCAACCCCGGCTGAGCAATTTTGAGTTGTATTGTTTGATGAATCCCGATGCTCCCGAATGTCGCATTTATGATTTGTAG
- a CDS encoding sodium-dependent bicarbonate transport family permease yields the protein MDFWSSFLADFVKQLQSPTLSFLIGGMVIAALGSQLVIPEAICQIIVFMLLIKIGLTGGMAIRNSNLTEMVLPMAFAIVLGILIVFIARYTLARLPRVKVVDALATGGLFGAVSGSTMAAALATLEEQKIPFEAWAGALYPFMDIPALVTAIVVANIYLNQKKRQATSEEYFSREPVAAGDYPSTRREYLSKQRGPVAHRVEIWPIIKESLQGPALSAMLLGIALGLFAQPESVYKNFYDPLFRGLLSILMLVMGMEAWSRVGELRKVAQWYVVYSVLAPFVHGSIAFALGMVAHYLTGFSLGGVVVLAVIAASSSDISGPPTLRAGIPSANPSAYIGASTAIGTPVAISLCIPFFLGLAQSLGAGAN from the coding sequence GTGGATTTCTGGTCTTCGTTTTTAGCGGATTTTGTTAAGCAGTTGCAGTCCCCGACGCTCAGCTTTTTGATTGGTGGGATGGTGATTGCCGCCCTTGGCAGTCAGTTGGTGATTCCCGAGGCAATTTGTCAGATCATTGTCTTTATGTTGCTGATTAAAATCGGTCTGACCGGTGGTATGGCTATCCGTAATTCCAATCTGACCGAGATGGTTTTGCCGATGGCATTTGCCATAGTGTTGGGCATTCTGATTGTCTTTATTGCCCGCTATACCTTGGCGCGATTGCCCCGGGTCAAAGTTGTGGATGCGCTGGCGACGGGGGGATTATTTGGGGCGGTGAGTGGCTCGACGATGGCGGCGGCCTTGGCCACGTTGGAGGAACAAAAAATTCCCTTTGAGGCCTGGGCGGGGGCGCTCTATCCGTTTATGGACATTCCCGCTTTGGTGACGGCGATTGTGGTGGCTAATATTTATCTCAACCAAAAGAAACGGCAGGCTACATCGGAGGAATATTTCAGCAGGGAGCCGGTGGCGGCAGGGGATTATCCCAGTACCCGGCGGGAGTATCTCAGCAAACAGCGGGGGCCGGTCGCGCATCGGGTGGAAATTTGGCCAATTATCAAGGAAAGTCTCCAGGGGCCTGCCCTATCAGCCATGTTGCTCGGCATTGCCCTGGGTCTGTTTGCTCAGCCGGAGAGTGTTTATAAGAATTTTTACGATCCCCTGTTCCGGGGTCTGCTTTCGATTCTGATGTTGGTGATGGGGATGGAGGCCTGGTCACGGGTGGGAGAATTGCGGAAGGTGGCCCAATGGTATGTGGTGTACAGTGTACTGGCACCGTTTGTGCATGGCTCCATTGCCTTTGCCCTGGGGATGGTGGCTCACTACCTGACGGGGTTCAGCCTGGGTGGGGTCGTGGTGCTGGCGGTGATTGCGGCTTCCAGTTCGGACATCTCTGGTCCACCGACTCTGCGGGCGGGGATTCCATCGGCCAATCCCTCGGCGTACATCGGGGCTTCCACAGCCATTGGCACACCCGTTGCTATCAGCTTGTGTATCCCGTTTTTCCTGGGGCTGGCGCAGTCCTTGGGTGCAGGAGCAAATTAG
- the tsaD gene encoding tRNA (adenosine(37)-N6)-threonylcarbamoyltransferase complex transferase subunit TsaD gives MTTILAIETSCDETAVAVVQNRCVLAEAVASQIAQHQVYGGVVPELASRQHLEGINLLLQQVQKQTGLSWGDVDGIAVTCAPGLVGALNIGLAAAKTLAVLYQRPLVGIHHLEGHICAAYLTEPTLEPPFLCLLVSGGHTSLVAVRDGQTYDPLGQTRDDAVGEAFDKVARLLGLGYPGGPLIDRLAQTGNPHTFALPEGKISLPGGGYHPYDMSFSGLKTAVRRLVEQLPSPLPVADVAASFQYTVVQALTRRAIRCALAEGLTTLVVAGGVAANRELRQTMTTTAAQHGIRVIIPPMKYCTDNAAMIGCAGVLRLTQGHHSPLHLTSQSRLSLTEISTLYVKD, from the coding sequence ATGACTACCATATTAGCCATTGAAACCAGTTGCGATGAAACGGCGGTAGCGGTCGTACAAAACCGGTGCGTTTTAGCGGAGGCGGTGGCTTCCCAAATTGCTCAGCATCAGGTCTATGGCGGCGTGGTGCCGGAACTTGCGTCTCGCCAACATTTGGAAGGGATTAACCTCCTCCTCCAGCAGGTGCAAAAGCAAACCGGGCTATCCTGGGGGGACGTGGATGGCATTGCCGTTACCTGTGCGCCGGGGTTGGTGGGTGCCTTGAATATCGGGCTGGCCGCCGCCAAGACATTAGCAGTACTTTATCAACGCCCCCTCGTGGGGATTCATCACCTGGAAGGTCACATTTGCGCCGCTTATTTGACCGAACCTACACTGGAACCGCCGTTTTTGTGCCTGTTGGTATCGGGGGGACACACCAGTTTGGTGGCAGTGCGGGACGGACAGACCTATGACCCCCTGGGGCAAACCCGGGACGATGCGGTGGGGGAAGCCTTTGATAAGGTGGCTCGCCTGCTGGGGCTAGGGTATCCCGGTGGCCCGTTGATTGACCGGCTGGCCCAAACCGGAAATCCGCATACTTTTGCATTACCCGAAGGTAAAATTTCCCTGCCGGGGGGGGGCTACCATCCCTACGACATGAGCTTTAGCGGTCTCAAAACCGCCGTGCGTCGTTTGGTCGAACAACTGCCCTCACCCCTACCGGTAGCGGATGTGGCGGCGAGTTTTCAGTACACTGTGGTGCAAGCCCTGACCCGCCGGGCGATTCGCTGTGCCTTGGCAGAGGGGTTGACTACCCTGGTCGTGGCTGGGGGGGTGGCAGCCAATCGGGAATTGCGGCAAACCATGACCACCACTGCGGCTCAGCACGGTATCCGGGTGATTATCCCGCCCATGAAGTACTGCACGGATAATGCCGCCATGATTGGCTGTGCTGGGGTATTGCGCCTCACCCAAGGACACCATTCCCCGTTGCACCTCACCAGTCAGTCCCGCCTGTCCCTCACGGAAATTAGTACTTTGTACGTTAAAGACTAG